A segment of the Echinicola strongylocentroti genome:
GGGACATCTGGTAGGGAGGCCTGCAGACAAATAGAATCATCACTGGTATCAAAACTTGAATTGGATACGCGCACATTTTGGCAGCCATCGAAGTCCAATCCGTCTCCGTTATGGTTGACACGGCTAGTGATGGTGATGCCCTCCACCACAATATTTTTACAATATAGCCAAGCAGAAGTCCAAGCTGCGGGGTGTTGCAGCGTGACGGCCCTCATCGTAATGTCATTGCACCGCAAAAACCTGATCAGCATCGGTCTACCCGTCTTCCGGTTGAAGTGCCGAGGATGCCCATTTCCATCAATGGTCCCGTTACCTTCTATTCCAAAATTCTCAGCATCCTTTGCAAAAATGAGACAACGATCCATATGAGGTTCGTTTTTGTACATGTTTTTATGGGTATCTTCACTATAATCCGCTATATCAGGACTTCCCAGCAGTACAGCCCCGCGCTCTATGTAAAGGGTGACATGGCTTTTGAGAAAAATGGTACCCACCAACACCGTATATCCACTGGGTATAACGACTCTCCCTCCCCCGTTTTCATGACAGCTATCTATTGCCGCTTGTACGGATTTCGTATCCAGCTGCTTCCCGTCACCAATGGCGCCATGATCCCGTACATCATAGTCTGTGGCATACGCTGCCAAGCACAGGAAAAAGCTGCAATATATTGACAAGACCGCTTTCATCTCTCCCCGCTTTTTGCCTTATCGATGATCCTCTGTCTTTGGGCCTCTTCCTTTAGCACGTTTTCTGCGTGGGGATCTTGCCACATTGCCGGTACGGTGCCCTCGTTCCAGTTGGCATAACTGTCCTTCAGCAGCTGTGTTTTTTCAGGAAAAATTGCTTTGATATCCTGCTGTTCGTAGGGGTCTTCCTCTAGGTCAAATAGGAAATAGTCCTCCTTGTAGCCGGAATATACCAGCTTATAATTCCCGTCTCTCACGGCATATCCTGCCCCATCCGAATACCTCCAGTATAACATCCTTTGGGGCTTTTGCTCCTGTCCGGTGAGGAAAGGCAGCAAGTTCACGCCGTCAAGTGGCTTCGAAGGGCTAGAAATATCGGCCGCTGCCAATACCGTGGGAAAAATATCCAACGCAGAGATAGGATGATCGTAATGTTGGCCTCCTTGAATGCCTGCTGGCCAAGTAACCAAAAACGGCACCCTTATCCCTCCTTCAAACAACATCCCCTTATGCCCACGAAAAGGAGCATTGCTGGCACCATGAAGATGTCCTCCATTGTCACTGTAAAAAAATATCAAGGTGTTTTCATACTGGCCAGTATCTTTCAGTTTTTGAATTACCCGGCCTATCCCTTCATCCATTCCTGTCACCATGGCTGCATAGGCGGCCCTGTCCCCATCTTCGATATGGTTGACCTTATCAAGGTACTTGGACGGAGCTTGGATGGGGGCATGGGGAGCATTATAGGCCAAATACATAAAAAATGGACGTTGGTCGTTACTGAATTGGTCAATATACCTTGCTGCCTCCTGCGTAAAGTCATCCGTAAGGTAGCTCAGCTGCTCCTTTGGGACTATTTGACCATCTCTCAACACCCCGTGGTTTTCTGGCTTGTTGCCGGTATCGCCCCAATAATTCAACCCTCCGCCAAAAAAACCAAACCAATGTTCAAAACCACGGTTGATCGGCCAAAATTTCTCATGGTCTCCCAAGTGCCATTTTCCAATGGCGGCGGTAGAATACCCTTTCTCCACGAGGTACTCGGACAGCATCAGCTCACTTAGCGGCAGGCCATCATCATCAGTGGCAGACTCATAGGGAATGTTGTTTTCATGACCAAAACGCTGTTGGTATCTTCCGGAAAGTAAGCCCGCCCTGCTGGGACTGCAATAGGGATGAGACGCATACCCTTGGCCAAAAACCACTCCATCTGCAGCAAGCGCATCCAAGTGGGGAGTAGGAATGTCCGTGCCTCCGTTAAACCCCACATCATTCCATCCTTGATCATCAGAAACAATGATCAGTACATTGGGTTGTTGTGCGGAGGTAAATCCAGGTAGGATCAAGCAGCCTATTAGGATAAGGCGTTTGATTGCGTTCATTGGGTAAGTGGTCATTTTGAGTAGGTTAGTTAGATTTATATTTCCGGTTGCTTTCCGATTCACTTTCATAGGTGTACCGTAGCACCTTGGGTTTTTCCGTGCCAGCGGCTTCATTAACCTGTCGGTGCCATTCCTTTCTAAGCTGTTCCAATACACCTTTCGCGCTAGGATCATCGATCTTATTATGAAGTTCGTCCGGATCCACAGAAAGATGATAAAGCTCTTCATAGACTGGCGCTTCCGATCGCTGGTAAGCTGTCGCAAAATAGCCGTACTGTACCATATCAAAATCATGCACTTGGTACAGCAGTGGATTTAATGGCATATCAAATTTTTTGGCAGCCTTTACTTTTTCCCTAGCAGGAATCGTATTGTTTTCATAATACCTGATGTATTTCCATTCCTTGTTTTGGACGGCTTCGCAACGGGGGTTTCCGAATTGGGTAGACCATAGATTTTCGGTAAAAATATACTTCCGAACCTCCTCTTGGCCTGCCAAAAGAGGCCCTAAAGATTTCCCTTGATAGCTATCAGGCACAGCAATTCGTGCCCGCTCCAACATCGTCGGAGCTATATCAATGGTTTGTACCAGTGCATTGGAGCGTTTGGCGATCATCTTATCATCCAGTAAGGGGTCATACCAGATCATGGGTACATGGGTGGTCTGCTCATAACAAAGCGCCTTTCCTCCCAGCCCATATTGTCCCATAAACAGTCCATGGTCTGAAGTGAAGACAATAACCGTATTTTCCGACAAACCTTCCTTTTCCAATACTTGGCGAAGGTTTCCCACAAATCGGTCTATGCCTGTGAGCGCCTGGAGCTGTCGGGTATAGATATCCCGCGTGTCGGCTGGTGTATCCACATAGTCATAGCCGGATTGCCTGTCCTCCGTCCTTAGGAGTTCTTCTGGTAACTTAGGCTCGGTGATGTCCTTTTTTGCTATGTAGTGATCGGGAAGGGGAATTTCTACCTCCCGATAAAGGGACTTATATAGATCATCATCAGTTGCTCTCATCTCCATACTTCTAGTCCCAGCACTGTGGGGCAAATTGAAGCATACTGACAACATAAACGGCTGATCTGCTGGCCTGTCCTTCAAAAACCGCATGGCACCATCTTCCTTTTCGGAACTGCTTAAAAAGTAATCTACTCCTTCTCCGATGATTTCTATTTGTGTATCCTGCTCTGCATTGCTGAATATCTCATGCCTGTCCTTGGGATAAAAACCCAAATGGCCATGACCGGCATACCAAAAGTCAAAAGACTGTTCCATCACCCCACTTTCATAGCCGCCTTCACCGACGGGAACGTGGTTTTTACCTATCCATCCTGTAAAATACCCGTGGTCACGAAACCGTACAGGGTAACTGTCCTCCCAGGCAGTTGGAGAAAGGCTCGTTCCGGAGTTGAAGTTGATCCCGTGTTGCCGTTCATATTGGCTCAGCAGGATACTGGCGCGGCTCGGTGTACAGATGGCACTGGTCACATGGGCATTGGTAAACAGCACCCCCTCAGCAGCCAACTGATCCAGATTTGGCGTACTGACGATGTCGTTCCCCGTACAGCCCATGTATCCATATGGCTGATCATCTGTTAGAATAAATATAAAATTGGGCCGGGTGGTGTTTTGGGACTTGGCCGGTTGGCACCCAAGCACTACACTCAACACCAAAAACAAAATCATCCGAATCTTCATAGAGGTTATTGGGTTATCGTTAACGAAGATGGGAATAGCTCAATAAAAAACTCCAAACAAATGTTGAAGTTGCTACTACAAATGTTTGGAGTTCAATCCAGTTTATGCATTAGGCGTCAATATCGCCTTTCATGACCGATGTCGGGAAGGTATGAAACAGCCTGATTTGGTCCGCAGCGGCGGATCAGACAGTAATAACCTGTGCGCCCTGGAGTAGATAGGCTAATGCATACGCTGGGTTCATACCACTACTAATCCATATGGGCTTCTACTGCTCCGCCAATGTCATTTTCTACATAGCCTTCCAGTGTAATCTTAAAACAGTGGGCATAGTCTGTCGGAAAATCAGTAGGTCTTTCAATCACCAACCCACGTTCATTCCTTTTCCATTCCAGTTTTTGATCACTTCCTACCAAAGCGACCTCCAGTATTTTGGAGTTTAATGCACCGATTTCTGTACTTAGGGTCTTCATCACGATATCTCCATCCGGCCTGTCCATCACGATAGCATAAAAAAGCTGATCGGATTTCTTCACGTACCGAATATCCTCTGCCTTATAGGCAATTTCAAGTTTTTCGATTTTATGTCCTCCTTCAGGAAGCCTAGTGGGGCCCTCCCCAAAAACCGTCCAAGGTCGTGTACTATAAATCGCTTCACCATTCACCTCTAACCAGCTTCCCATATGGGTCAACAAATCCACCATTTCTGCAGGAATACTCCCGTCTGGATTAGGAGGGACATTCAGTAACATCACCCCGTTTTTGGCTACGATATCCACCAAAATATCCACTAGTTCATTAGGTGACTTGAACTGGGCTTCTGGCCGATAAAACCATGCCCCTGGCGATGTATCGGTAAGCCAAGCTGGGCTTTTGGGCTGATTGGGTCGGCCACGTTCATAATCCTTCACCGCCGTACTGGTGGTAAAAGTACTCTCCTTATAGGCCACAGCTACTTCTTTGCCCCATTTCTCCGCTTGGTTATAGTAATAGGCCAAAAACTTCAAGCGAGTTTCCTCGTCCATATTTTCAAGCCACCAATCAAACCAAATTAAATCAGGCTGGTATTTATCAATGTATTCTTTGAGCTTAGCCCACCAGGAGGTATAAAAATCCTTGTCGGGGGTGTCATCATCCAGTTCATGGGGATTGGTATACAAGTCGTAGTCTTTTGGGTCTATGTCCCCATAAGCATGTGCCGGGCCAAAATACTTCCAAGTGAAAGCATGGTGAAAAGAAGCCATAAATCTCATATCTCGCTTCTCAATAGCCTCCTTTAGCGCAGCGGATGGATCAAAACCACCATAGTTCATGGAGTTCCAGCGGGTGGCCTTACTGTCCCACATCGCAAAGTTATCATGGTGCATCGCCACTGGCCCCGCAAATTTAGCTCCGGATTTGGCAAACAATTCTGCCCATACTTCCGCATCAAAGCCACTTGGATCAAACTGCTCGATAATGTACTTGTAGCCAAATTCTTCGGGATCACCGTATTTTTCACTATGGTGGAGATAATTATTGGAAGGCGTTCCCTTCCCATTGAGGGAGACTTTTTCTCCATCTTCATACATCATCATTCCATGCCATCCACGATAATACTTCTTCGGATCCGCCCCTCAAATGCCGAAGAAACTGGCCCCCAGTGAGCATAGATCCCAAACTTGGCATCTTGGAACCATTCTGGGATTTTATACTGCTCCAGTGACTCCCAAGTAGGCTTGTAAGGTGCCTGGGCTTTTAGGGAATGTGTAAATACCATTAGACAAATAAATGCAATGGAAAGAATCTCTCGACGGAGATTCAGAAAATGATCAATGTTACTTCCTCTCATATTTAGCATTGGGTAAAAGGTTTTTGCTTGGGCAAAAAGATGGAAGTCCATCTTTCATCAGAACGGAAGGCTATTTTGCTAGAAGACACGCCCACATTCCCTGCCCTAATTACTACAATCAAAGGTATTTAAATTGCAAACAGACACTTATCACATATGTTTCAAATCGTACTACAAACACCCAGAATGCAAAAAGCCAAAGTACCTATTCCGGGTTTCACAAGCGCTACCTCCTCACCCACGGCTATGCAAATACCCCGATTAGGGTATTTTTTATAATATAAAGATTCCCTATTTTTCAAGAATATCCGTTTGCAAACGGAAGTAAACGTTTATACTCGTTTACAAACGGAAGATATAATGGATATAGAGGCAATGGAGTTGCTTTTATAGAAGTGTTAGGCAACATTTGAAATGAGCATTTTCAATCGAAAAACAAAAAAGAAACATATTGAACAGTTCGGACTTAAAATAGCTGAATTGTTGGAATCGGAAATGCCCCAAATCAAAACTGCAATTGGACTTTCCAAAGTTTACGGAATTAGTTTTATGCACGAACCGAAAGGAATTTATATCACTCGTGGTTATAAGCCTAAAGAATTTGAAATTATAAACAGAAATCACAAAACCTGTTTTAATTTGACTGGAATTTCAGTATGGAACAAAAAAGAAAATATCTTCCAGCCGATTAAATTATATTATCAATCTGACGGACTGACCAAAATTCAAATAGATAATCCAGAGTATTTTTATAAAACATATGACTTAAACCAAATTCGGAAAAACCAAATAGAATTGGAGCATCTGAAAATGGAAAATCCAGACCAAAAGACAGCGGAAAAAATATTAAAATCTCTAACCAAAGAACAAATTGAACTTTTGGAATTAGACTACACGTTCGAAATTGAATTTGACGAAAAACTATTCTACACAATTTTGGATATGGAAGACGGAAATTATATTGCAGTGGACAAAAAGGGAAAAGTATATCGACTAAATCACGACCACGAAAAAATGGTTAAACAAATAGCTGACAAGCCAACCGATTTCTTTAAAATTTACAATGGAGAAAAAAGCGAACTGGAAAACTTAATGTATGAATAAAAAACGTTGCCTAACAATGTATAACCGCAATTACGGCGGATTCGACTACATCCGAATCCACTCGGAATTGCTAACGTCTGTGCCAAACCGAAAATTAACGCATATTAACCCGTAACTGACGGTTATACGAGACCGTTACCCACAATATAAAATTACTACCAGTTCCACAAAAAAAATCATAAAAATTTGGAACAATCATTCCAATTGTTGTATATTTGCAAAGTGAATAAAAAACAAATCATATTAGCTTCTGCACTCGAGCTACTTGTAGAAAAAGGCGTTCATAATACTCCAATGTCTGCTATTGGCAAAGCGGCAAAAACTGGAATGGGAACGATCTACAACTACTTTCCAAACAAAGAAGCCTTAATTAATGAAATTTACACTGATATAAAAAAACAGGAAAAATTACTCTTTGAGAATTTTGAATCGGACAAGCCAATCAAAACTCAATTTGAAAACTATTTTACTATTGCTGTTACTTTCTTTATTAACAATCCTAACTATTTCCGATTTATGGAGCAACTACAAGCATCTCCTATTATAACGGAAAATAGCAAAGAAGAAGGTCGGAAATCTATTACTCCTGTTTTTGAACTTTTAATGTTGGGAAAACAACAACGCATTATCAAAAACATTGACATTGAAGAAATTTTAATGTTCATAGGTGGTGCTATTCTATCCTATTTAAGATGGTATTTTAATCAAACACAAACAGAGAAAAAACAAGCTTCTCTTAAAAATCAAGTAACAATGGTTTGGGACGCCATCAAAGAATAAAAAAAATTTATTAATAACTTGGAATGAACGTTCGTTCCATAAAACTACAATTATGACGAAAAATGTATTAATCACAGGAACATCAACAGGCGTAGGATTTGAAAGTGCTATTCTATTCGCCAAAAACAACTACAAAGTTTACGCTACAATGCGAAATCTTGAAAAATCGGAAAAACTTAAACAGAAAATTCAGGAAGAAAATCTGAATATAGAAATACTCCCTTTAGATGTAACTAAAATAGATTCAATAGAATCAGCCGTAAAAACTATTATAGAAAAAGATGGAAAAATAGATGTATTAGTGAATAACGCAGGTGCTGGTTTCGCGAAAACAACAGAGCAAGCTTCTGAGGAAGAAATCAAATGGGTTACTGACGTAAATTATCACGGAGTTGTGTTCTGCACCCAAGCCGTATTGCCTTATATGAGAAAACAAAAATCTGGTCAGATCATTAGTATTACCTCAGTAGGTGGTTTAGTAGGACAACCTTTTAACGAATTATACTGTGGTGCTAAGTTTGCAGTAGAAGGTTTTATGGAAGGTCTTGCAGCCTATGTTACTGATGCCTTTAATATTAAGATTACTTGTGTTGAACCAGGTGGAATAGCTACAGAATTTATGACTTCTGCTATTGAAAAATCTGCGACTGAAGGACAATTTGCAACAGGCGAATACTTACCAATATTTGAAAGATATATGGCTGGAAATCAAAAAAGAGCAAATGAGGGCAAAGAACAAGTTTACCAAACAGGTCTAGAAGTAGCCGAAGTAATTTTAGATATTTCTGAAAATGAAAATCCACCTTTAAGAATCAGAACTTCAAAATGGGCAGAAGATTTTTGTGAGCTAAAAACAAAAGCAGACCCAGATGGTACTAAATTGGTAAAACAAATTACTGATAGTTTTTTATAGTATGAAAGCAATTTATTGGTCTTCAACAGTAATTATATCAGCTTTCCTCTTCTTAAGTTCTTATTGTTATATATTCAGTAAAAGTACAATTCAAGGGATTAAAGCCTTAGGGTTTCCTGATTTTTTCAGGATAGAATTAGCTATTTTAAAATTGATAGCTGCAATAATATTACTAATACCATTTGCTTCTTTGCAACTAAAAGAATGGACTTATGCAGGTGTTGGATTATTTTTAATAACGGCTTTAATCGCGCATATCAAACATAAGGATTCTATCTTTATTATGCTTTTACTTATAATACTTATGGGAATTCTAATAATATCCAACATATATATGAACAAGATTTTGACATAAATACTGTGGGTAATCGAGTAGCCCGACCTGAGCCAAGTAGCTCAGGTTAAGGCTCTCACAGCTCTGAGCTTGTCGAAGTACCACTCCCGAAAGCTTTCGGGATACGGGTCTTACCGATAGTCATCGGTACAGGCTGTATACGGCGGTTCACTGGATTGTAGGTTGCGATTTGAGATAGTAGGAAAGCATGGATTCGTATCCCTTTCTTCTCAGGCGTGACAAAGTGATAGTCGTGATCAGAATTGGGCTTTGAGCCACTGCCCACCCCCCTTTTCTGGTACAGCTCCAAGCATAGGCATGGTCTTGGTCTACCCCCAATCTGATGAGGTTTTTGCGTTTTCGCTCAAACCCGCCCTCTATACTGGCCCAAAAGTGAGTAAATGTAAAAAAGGCCTGTGTTTAACCGAAAAGTTAGTGCGTGAAAATTCGCTATTATTCTTATACGAGACCGTTGTGTGCCATATAAAGCCAAGCAGACTATACGCAAAAGGATATAGAACAACCCTACCCTACCTTACTATATTTAACTGCATATAATATAACCTTAACACTTTTTATTATATCTAATTACATATAATTTATGTATATTTGTTTGATATTATATTTAAATACATATAATGAAACAATTATCAGAGTTTGTAAAAAAACGAAGAAAGGAAGTAAATCTCACGCAGGAAGAATTTGCTGAACGTACTGGAGTTGCACTAACTGTAATACGTAAAATCGAACAAGGCAAAACGAATCTGAATATGGATAAAGTGAATTTAGTTCTTAATATGTTTGGGCATGAACTAGCACCTGTCAAAAGTAAAGACCTAGATAAATGAGACAAGGTAAAGTGTTTTATAAAGACTGTTTAGCCGGCATCGTTACTGAAACGAATGAAGGTGAGTATGTATTTCATTACGATGACAAATACGTAAAAGATCATCCAAATGACTTCATCACATTTACAATGCCTGTTAGAACAAATCCATATACTGAAAAGCGACTTTTCCCATTTTTTGAAGGATTGATTCCAGAGGGTTGGTTGCTTGATATAGCTTCAGAAAACTGGAAAATCAATAAAAATGATCGTATGGGTTTACTACTTGCTTGTTGTCAAAATTGCATTGGTGCAGTGAGTGTGGAACCAATAGTAGAAGAAGATGAAAAATAGATGTTTATATTGTTACAAACCTGTAGAAGGTAAAAATGACTTTCACGAGAAATGTTCGATGGAATTCTTTGGAACACCAACTCCTCCAGAAATTGAATATTCCCTTGATCAAATGGATGAGCTCGCAAAAAAGATGGTTGAGAGAAGTATTGCTGTTCCTGGCGTTCAGGCAAAACTATCAATGTCATTAGTTAAAAAAACCAAAGATAATCCTGAAACAAGACTAACGGTAGTAGGTGCATTAGGAGGTCATTATATTTTCAAACCACCTTCTGACAGGTTTCCAGAAATGCCTGAAAACGAACACCTAACCATGCGAATAGCAGAATCCTTTGGAATCCAAGTAGTGTCATCATCATTGTTTAGATTATTGTCAGGTGAACTGTCCTATATCACAAAACGAGTTGACCGAACACAAACTGGATCAAAGATTCACATGATCGATATGTTTCAAATCACGGAAGCATTTGATAAATA
Coding sequences within it:
- a CDS encoding sulfatase family protein, with product MNAIKRLILIGCLILPGFTSAQQPNVLIIVSDDQGWNDVGFNGGTDIPTPHLDALAADGVVFGQGYASHPYCSPSRAGLLSGRYQQRFGHENNIPYESATDDDGLPLSELMLSEYLVEKGYSTAAIGKWHLGDHEKFWPINRGFEHWFGFFGGGLNYWGDTGNKPENHGVLRDGQIVPKEQLSYLTDDFTQEAARYIDQFSNDQRPFFMYLAYNAPHAPIQAPSKYLDKVNHIEDGDRAAYAAMVTGMDEGIGRVIQKLKDTGQYENTLIFFYSDNGGHLHGASNAPFRGHKGMLFEGGIRVPFLVTWPAGIQGGQHYDHPISALDIFPTVLAAADISSPSKPLDGVNLLPFLTGQEQKPQRMLYWRYSDGAGYAVRDGNYKLVYSGYKEDYFLFDLEEDPYEQQDIKAIFPEKTQLLKDSYANWNEGTVPAMWQDPHAENVLKEEAQRQRIIDKAKSGER
- a CDS encoding sulfatase-like hydrolase/transferase → MKIRMILFLVLSVVLGCQPAKSQNTTRPNFIFILTDDQPYGYMGCTGNDIVSTPNLDQLAAEGVLFTNAHVTSAICTPSRASILLSQYERQHGINFNSGTSLSPTAWEDSYPVRFRDHGYFTGWIGKNHVPVGEGGYESGVMEQSFDFWYAGHGHLGFYPKDRHEIFSNAEQDTQIEIIGEGVDYFLSSSEKEDGAMRFLKDRPADQPFMLSVCFNLPHSAGTRSMEMRATDDDLYKSLYREVEIPLPDHYIAKKDITEPKLPEELLRTEDRQSGYDYVDTPADTRDIYTRQLQALTGIDRFVGNLRQVLEKEGLSENTVIVFTSDHGLFMGQYGLGGKALCYEQTTHVPMIWYDPLLDDKMIAKRSNALVQTIDIAPTMLERARIAVPDSYQGKSLGPLLAGQEEVRKYIFTENLWSTQFGNPRCEAVQNKEWKYIRYYENNTIPAREKVKAAKKFDMPLNPLLYQVHDFDMVQYGYFATAYQRSEAPVYEELYHLSVDPDELHNKIDDPSAKGVLEQLRKEWHRQVNEAAGTEKPKVLRYTYESESESNRKYKSN
- a CDS encoding alpha-L-fucosidase yields the protein MMMYEDGEKVSLNGKGTPSNNYLHHSEKYGDPEEFGYKYIIEQFDPSGFDAEVWAELFAKSGAKFAGPVAMHHDNFAMWDSKATRWNSMNYGGFDPSAALKEAIEKRDMRFMASFHHAFTWKYFGPAHAYGDIDPKDYDLYTNPHELDDDTPDKDFYTSWWAKLKEYIDKYQPDLIWFDWWLENMDEETRLKFLAYYYNQAEKWGKEVAVAYKESTFTTSTAVKDYERGRPNQPKSPAWLTDTSPGAWFYRPEAQFKSPNELVDILVDIVAKNGVMLLNVPPNPDGSIPAEMVDLLTHMGSWLEVNGEAIYSTRPWTVFGEGPTRLPEGGHKIEKLEIAYKAEDIRYVKKSDQLFYAIVMDRPDGDIVMKTLSTEIGALNSKILEVALVGSDQKLEWKRNERGLVIERPTDFPTDYAHCFKITLEGYVENDIGGAVEAHMD
- a CDS encoding alpha-L-fucosidase, whose amino-acid sequence is MLNMRGSNIDHFLNLRREILSIAFICLMVFTHSLKAQAPYKPTWESLEQYKIPEWFQDAKFGIYAHWGPVSSAFEGRIRRSIIVDGME
- a CDS encoding TetR/AcrR family transcriptional regulator, whose product is MEQSFQLLYICKVNKKQIILASALELLVEKGVHNTPMSAIGKAAKTGMGTIYNYFPNKEALINEIYTDIKKQEKLLFENFESDKPIKTQFENYFTIAVTFFINNPNYFRFMEQLQASPIITENSKEEGRKSITPVFELLMLGKQQRIIKNIDIEEILMFIGGAILSYLRWYFNQTQTEKKQASLKNQVTMVWDAIKE
- a CDS encoding SDR family oxidoreductase; amino-acid sequence: MTKNVLITGTSTGVGFESAILFAKNNYKVYATMRNLEKSEKLKQKIQEENLNIEILPLDVTKIDSIESAVKTIIEKDGKIDVLVNNAGAGFAKTTEQASEEEIKWVTDVNYHGVVFCTQAVLPYMRKQKSGQIISITSVGGLVGQPFNELYCGAKFAVEGFMEGLAAYVTDAFNIKITCVEPGGIATEFMTSAIEKSATEGQFATGEYLPIFERYMAGNQKRANEGKEQVYQTGLEVAEVILDISENENPPLRIRTSKWAEDFCELKTKADPDGTKLVKQITDSFL
- a CDS encoding DoxX family protein, giving the protein MKAIYWSSTVIISAFLFLSSYCYIFSKSTIQGIKALGFPDFFRIELAILKLIAAIILLIPFASLQLKEWTYAGVGLFLITALIAHIKHKDSIFIMLLLIILMGILIISNIYMNKILT
- a CDS encoding helix-turn-helix domain-containing protein, coding for MKQLSEFVKKRRKEVNLTQEEFAERTGVALTVIRKIEQGKTNLNMDKVNLVLNMFGHELAPVKSKDLDK
- a CDS encoding HipA N-terminal domain-containing protein — translated: MRQGKVFYKDCLAGIVTETNEGEYVFHYDDKYVKDHPNDFITFTMPVRTNPYTEKRLFPFFEGLIPEGWLLDIASENWKINKNDRMGLLLACCQNCIGAVSVEPIVEEDEK
- a CDS encoding HipA domain-containing protein, which produces MKNRCLYCYKPVEGKNDFHEKCSMEFFGTPTPPEIEYSLDQMDELAKKMVERSIAVPGVQAKLSMSLVKKTKDNPETRLTVVGALGGHYIFKPPSDRFPEMPENEHLTMRIAESFGIQVVSSSLFRLLSGELSYITKRVDRTQTGSKIHMIDMFQITEAFDKYRSSMEKVGKALGSFSSNTLLDKTYYFDLAVFSFLTGNNDMHLKNFSMIEGPSGWVLSPAYDLLNVAIIFPEDSEELALTLVGKKKKLRREHFEQLGKSLGLTPKQIKGTFNRMMKNKSKAVDWIDRSFLSENMKIAYKDSLEEKYNQLGLE